From a region of the Rhinopithecus roxellana isolate Shanxi Qingling chromosome 8, ASM756505v1, whole genome shotgun sequence genome:
- the LOC104661028 gene encoding olfactory receptor 1I1, with protein MASLTPGSVWFFSLFVPARQRPYMEPENQTEISEFFLQGLSEKPEHQTLLFTMFLSTYLVTIIGNVLIILAIITDSHLYTPMYFFLFNLSLVDILLSSTTVPKMLVNIQTQSRAITFAGCLTQMYAFHLFGTMDSFLLAVMAIDRFVAIVHPLRYLVLMCPRVCGLLLGVSWVITNLQSLIHTCLMVQLTFCAGSEISHFFCDFMPLLKLSCSDTHTNKLMIFASGIVMGTSPLSCILLSYIRIFWTVFKIPSARGKWKAFSTCGSHLTVVSLFYGTIFAVYLQPASPSSSEKDKAVTLMCGVVIPMLNPFIYSLRNKDVKAALGKLISKVAIPCLRPEQFLDVCHVPGSLLGAQDREMHPIPYPRGVQSLAGNRDTE; from the coding sequence ATGGCATCTCTGACCCCCGGCTCTGTGtggtttttctccctttttgttcCCGCTAGACAACGACCATACatggaaccagaaaaccaaaccGAAATCTCAGAATTCTTTCTCCAGGGACTCTCAGAAAAGCCAGAGCATCAGACCCTCCTCTTCACAATGTTCCTCTCCACATACCTGGTCACCATCATTGGAAATGTCCTCATTATCCTGGCCATCATCACGGACTCTCACCTCTACACGCCCATGTACTTCTTCCTCTTCAACCTCTCACTCGTTGACATCCTATTATCCTCCACCACCGTCCCCAAGATGCTAGTGAACATCCAGACTCAGAGCAGAGCCATCACCTTTGCCGGCTGCCTCACCCAGATGTATGCCTTCCACCTGTTCGGGACCATGGACAGCTTTCTCCTGGCGGTAATGGCCATCGACCGCTTTGTGGCCATTGTCCATCCGCTGCGTTACTTGGTTCTCATGTGCCCTCGTGTCTGTGGGTTGCTGCTGGGGGTATCATGGGTGATCACCAACCTCCAGTCTCTCATACACACCTGCCTCATGGTTCAACTGACCTTCTGCGCCGGCTCCGAAATCTCCCACTTCTTCTGTGACTTCATGCCCCTGCTGAAGCTCTCCTGCTCGGACACACACACCAACAAGCTGATGATCTTTGCTTCTGGCATTGTCATGGGCACCAGCCCACTCTCCTGCATCCTCCTCTCGTACATCCGCATTTTCTGGACAGTCTTTAAGATCCCTTCGGCCCGGGGCAAGTGGAAAGCCTTCTCCACCTGTGGCTCACATCTCACTGTGGTGTCACTGTTCTATGGGACCATCTTTGCTGTGTACTTACAGCCCGCATCCCCCAGCTCCTCCGAGAAGGACAAGGCAGTCACCCTAATGTGTGGGGTAGTCATCCCCATGCTCAACCCCTTTATCTACAGCCTACGGAACAAGGACGTGAAGGCAGCCCTGGGGAAGCTCATCAGCAAAGTGGCCATCCCCTGTCTTAGGCCAGAACAGTTTTTGGATGTTTGTCATGTTCCAGGATCACTGCTGGGTGCTCAGGACAGAGAGATGCATCCCATCCCCTACCCTCGAGGAGTTCAGAGTCTAGCTGGGAATAGAGACACGGAATAA